AGGAAACCATCAAGACCAGATCTTTTTTGGCAAGTTTTTCCTCAAAAACCTTTAAATTAAAATGTTCCCTTCCATGGAATTCTGGGAGCATGAAACCTTGCTTGATTCCCTCCTGCCAAAGTTCCCAAGCTCCTTCATAGGCATTCGGCTGAAAGCTGCTTAGCTTCTTAAAAGTTACCGGCAATAATTCATAGCGATAGGCCTCATAGCCTTCCTCCCGCATGCGTTCAAAATCAATGTTACAGGAAAGGGCGTAAGGCGTAAAAACCGCAGGATTCCCATTACTGTCTTTTACAGAACCTAAGACCTCATACAACATCTCCAAATCCTCTCTGGTCTCCAAGGTATCCAAACGGTCAAAGCGCTGTTCTTTGATCGGATTTTTTTGCTCAATTTGTTCTAAGGCCTTTTTAGAATCCACCCGCACATTTCCATAATCATCCACAGCGACGGCCACAAGCTTTCTGTTAGTTTTCCAGCCAGTGATATTCTTGAGGTTATCAAATAAAAAGCTTTTAAAAGACATACAATCAATTTAAATACTTCAATATAGTATTATATGCAATTTCAGGAGTCAAGCATCTTTTGAAATATGTATTTCCATTTTGCCCCATGGTTGATGTTAAATCAGGTGATTGATACAACTTCAATAAATTTTCATGAAATAGTTGATGATCTCCCGCATAAGACCATAAGCCACATTGTTCTTCATCTAAAATTTTACCGAAATCTGTAGCCCTATCCAAACTGGCCAAAACTGGGATCCCCACATTGAAATAGTCTAAGGCTTTGCTTGGAATATTTGGAATGGTAAAATCTTTATGGAGACTAATCAAACCTACATCACAAACACTTAGTAAATCCTGATATTCCTGTTTGGGTATGGTTCGCTGAATGTTGATATTGGTAAGTTCTTTTGCTCTTGCCTCTGCCTCAATTTTGTTCATCTGTACCCCTTCTCCTAATAACAGAAATACAATATCTGGGAAATGAAGGACTGACTCTGCTAAAGTCAAGACGTTTTCAAGCTGCTGGGGCTTGCCCATATTGCCGCCGAATACTACTACGAATTTATCAGTTATTCCATACTTCTTTTTAATAAGGTCTGGATCTGAACCAAAGCCTTTGTAGGGTTTCTGATAATTCTTTAATTCATGAAGTTTTTTTGTGGATACTTCAGGATTATGTTTCATAACATAATCAATATTTCCTTGAGACATACAGCCAATGTAGTCTGCCTCTTTATAGAGTTTTCGTTCTTTTCTACTGAAGTAACGGTGTATCAGCCCCTCTTTTTTCATAAAACCCAAATCCACCGCATTTTGAGGAAAAATATCACGTAAAATCAGGTAAAACTTAGCACCAAATTTTCTTTTCAATTTAGCAGCCAAATCCACCAAGGTTATCGGAGGCGTAGGCGAAATAATTAAATCAAATGATTTTCCTTTATAAAATTTATTTAAGGCACGCTCAAATTGGTAGGGAAGTAAGACGTTTGAAATTCCTTTCAAATAATTAGGAACGTTCTTGATGGGAAGTGTCTGCACCCTAAGTACTGGAATACAATTTTCCATAAAAACCCCTGACTTTTCATTTCCAGGAGCTAAAACCGTCACTTCATCTCCATGGTTCACAAATTCCTCTACCAAAGTCGTGTACATATTGAACGACTTGTTCATATCTGGGAAGGCAAACATGAGGAAAAGCACCTTTCTTTTTTTTTGGGAAATCATTTCTTTTGATTTTTTTCAACGAGGTCCAAAACAATCCCTCTTAACTTTTCAAAACGCTGCTTTTGTGAACCAAATCGCTCAAGTATTTTATTTCCTATTGGAGATTTATCTATGTTTCCTTCATTATTTTCAATTAATTTTTTAAATACTTTCGCTGTCTCTATTGCATTTTTTGGATTGATATATTGAGCATAATCTCCACAAATCTCTCTTGCAAAACCTTTTTCAGCAACAACCAATTGCTTTTGTAATGCAATTGCTTCCAAATAAGATGCTGAAAATGTTTCCAAAAGACTTGGAACAAAAACTATATCAGCATCTGCATAAACTTTAAGAATCTCGGAATAACTAAAAGAACCTCGATTGACAATCTTATCACTCACACCCAATTGAATCGCTTTATTTTTAATTCCATACCATAATTTTGAATCAGGAAGGGTGAGGATAAACTTAAAATCTACATCTGTTATTTCTTTCAAAGATTTGGCTATATCAGGAATAAACTGAAAAGCTTTATGAGTGTAATCAGCTCCTGGACAAAAAATGGTTGCAATATCTTTTTTTTTCCTAAAAATCTGTCCATCAGTGCGCAAGGAATCATCAAAAGCATTTGAAACCATAAAAGTTTTGCTATTTGAAATTAATGCTCTTTTACAATAATTCAGTCTAGCTTGTTCTGTTTGAAAAACAAAATAATCAGCATTGCGACTAAATAATAGCTGAACAAAAGATTTAAATAGATAACGAGCAATTTGAAAGCTATTTCCCATCAAAGAAAAAGCGTCCCAATCCGCATGTGTGATAAATGGATTACTTATTCCTTGCAAGTGAATACAAGAAAACTGCACATAGGCTGGACCTGCCATCGTGTAAACAAGTTTAAACTCTTCTTGTTTCACTAGGTCTTTTAACCTACGCTTAGCATATTTATTTCTTGCAGGAGAATCTTCAAAAACAATGTAAGTATTATTTTTAAAAACTAAACCCCATTTCTTTACTAGCTCATACACTTGAGAAGATAAAGCGAAATACCAATCAATATTTGAATCTTCAATAGCATATTTGATGAAAATTGCCGAGTTTTTTACACCACCTCCAACTACATTAGTTGAGCAATTAAATAAAACCTTAAACTTCATCTCAAAAAACTTAATATGAATATCCGCCTACATACAAGTGGGCAAATTTTATACTTTGACAATAAGTGTCAATAACTTTCAGGGCTGAATTGTAAGTGTTTAATTGGCTGTAAATAAATAAGAAGGCCATGAATATTCTACAATTCAATGAAAGATATCCTGATGAGGCAAGTTGCATCCATTACTTGAAGGAACAAAGGGAAAGAGAAGGTGTTATTTGCAAGAATTGTAATTCCAAGGATCACTACTGGCTTAATTCTCTCAATATGTTCCAATGTAAACATTGTAAATTTAGGACAGGACTGAAAAATGGTACTATTATGGAAAACAGCAAGTTACCATTGAGGACTTGGTTGCTTGCAATGACTCTTGTAAGCGCAACCAAGAAGGGATTTAGCTGCCTTGAACTACAGAGGCAGATGGGTCATAGCAGATACGAGACTGTTTTCAGACTGTATCACAAGCTCCGGGAAGCAATGGGTAAACGTGACAGCCAATATAAACTAGAAGATATGGTTGAATATGATGAGGCTTTTGTAAGCAAGGCAACAAAATCTTCGGAAAAGACGAAGCTGAAGAAAGGCCGTGGAAGCCAAAAACAAGCTACTGTCGCTGTTATGGCTGAATCATCTATTCTTGAAGACCTAATTACTGGAGAAAAGGACAAAAGCTGCAGATATTTCAAGATGGTCAAAATAGATAACTTGAAGGCAAAAACAGCCGAAAAACTGATAAAAGGACTGATTGACAAAAAAGCCGTGCTCCAAACTGATGAAAGTACGACTTATGCTAACCTAGAAGATTGTATCGATGTTCACGTGAGCGAATTATCTTCCACAAAAGAGGGCAAGTTCAACCTCAAATGGGCACATATAGCAATAAGCAACCTTAAAAGGGATTTACAGAAGTACCATATGGTTTCAGAAAAGATGCTTCAAAACTATCTCAATGAATTCTGTTATAAACTAAACCGAAGATACTTTGGTAAAAAACTCTTTGATAGACTTGTTATTGCGAGCATTTGCCCCTACTTGTATACAAGCGGATAATCATAAAACTTAAATATTCATTTGATATAAAATCCTCATTAAAAAAGTTTTTTATTCTTTTTTGAGATTCAGCTGTAAATTTTATGCGGAAAGTAGACTTTTCAGAAATTAGATCAATTAATCTTTTCTTAAACATTTTTTTATCCAATTCTTTAACCAAAAATCCATTAATTCCATCCTCAATTAAATCAGAGGGGCCTGCATTACAATCAAAACTAATACATGCAAGACCTGCACTTAGAGCCTCACCTAAAGCATTTGGGAATCCTTCTGAAGTGGAAGTAAATGCATAAATTCTCGCTGCATTATATATCGCCATAATATCTTCAGTATTTCCTAAGAATTTAATTTTATCAGCTGATTTTAAAGAATCACTATGTTTTTTACACTTTTCTAAAAATGGTCCATCACCAACAAACCAAAGTTCCCAATCATCTGTATCAATTTCATCAAATACATCAATTAAAAATTGTTGATTCTTACTAGATATAAAACGACCAACATTTAATATAACATTTTTCTTTGGGAAAGAAGAATCATAAAAGTCAGGTATTGGATTCCCTATTATTTTTATGTTATCATGCTTAAATTGACTTAAATGAAACTGTTTTGCTCTATTTGTTTGGGCAACAATGCCGTAAGCATAAGGATATACAAGCCTATTTAAAATGTTAAAAAATCGTCCATAACTAATTCCAGGCCGACTTCTATCTGATATAAATGATTTACTTTTAAGGCCAAGTCCCGCTAAAATACAAAGAGCGTTGTACCTTCCACCAAAACTAAGATAGCTTTTTGGATTAATATCTTTTAGTTTCTTTCTTAAATAGAAAAATGCTTTTAGGTAAGCAAAAAACTTTGGATACCTTTTGTAGTAAAAATCGGGTAAATGCAAAATCACTTTTGAATCGAGCGTATAAAATAATTTTCCCTGAACAAGACACACAAGATGAACTTCTATGTCTAGCCTTTGGGCAAAGTTATTGGCTAATGTAGCCATTACTCTTTCAGCACCACCTGGGCTTAAATCAGAAGTGATTAATACAATTTTTTGCATTTATTTTTTTTTAAAAAATATTGACACTAAAGAGCCCACTTTTTATACCACATTTGAAACATTAATAGATACCATATGACTGGACTATAATGAAGCTTATTTTGCTTAAATTTTTCTACTTCTTTAAGTAAGAATGTAACATTGAATAAACCCGACGCATTCAAAGCTTCTTCTGATAAATATTCATCTACCAAATAGGACAAATCTCCTCGAAGCCATGAATATATAGGCAAGCTAAAACCTGTCTTAGGTCTGTCCATCATGGCCTTCGGGACATAATCATGCACAATATCTTTCAATATTTTTTTACCAGAAACACCATCAATCTTGTATTCTAAAGGAATTTGAGCTGCATATGCAGCTAATCTATGATCCAACAGAGGTTCTCTTCCTTCTAAAGAAACTGACATAGTAGCTCTATCTACCTTTGTTAATATATCATTGGGTAAATAAGAATTAAAATCAATGCACATAGCCACCTCCAATGGATTTTGAAATCCATTAGCATCAATGATAAAACTTGATGGATAAGTGTTACACTTAATTTTAAACAGTTTATCAACATAGCCTTTGGGTTTTTCAGACATATATCTAAATAAATCCGCTGCCTGAGAGTACTCATCCTGATTAAGCACATCTAAGACACTCCCTAATTGATGCGTGAATTTCGAGCAATTAACCAAATCATTATTCATTGTAAAGGAAGCTAATTTCTTAGTCCATGTACTTTTTAAAGGACTTGGTAATTTTTCAATCTTTTTTAGAAAGCTATTAAGTTTAAAATAGGATAGATATCCTCCAAAAATCTCATCTCCTGCGTCAGCAGACAAAGCTACTGTAACTTGTTGCTTGGCCAATTTACTCACCAATATAGTAGGTATACCTGAGCTGTCGCCAAAGGGTTCGTCAAAGAAAAAGGGAAGGGTTGG
This Cecembia calidifontis DNA region includes the following protein-coding sequences:
- a CDS encoding glycosyltransferase: MKFKVLFNCSTNVVGGGVKNSAIFIKYAIEDSNIDWYFALSSQVYELVKKWGLVFKNNTYIVFEDSPARNKYAKRRLKDLVKQEEFKLVYTMAGPAYVQFSCIHLQGISNPFITHADWDAFSLMGNSFQIARYLFKSFVQLLFSRNADYFVFQTEQARLNYCKRALISNSKTFMVSNAFDDSLRTDGQIFRKKKDIATIFCPGADYTHKAFQFIPDIAKSLKEITDVDFKFILTLPDSKLWYGIKNKAIQLGVSDKIVNRGSFSYSEILKVYADADIVFVPSLLETFSASYLEAIALQKQLVVAEKGFAREICGDYAQYINPKNAIETAKVFKKLIENNEGNIDKSPIGNKILERFGSQKQRFEKLRGIVLDLVEKNQKK
- a CDS encoding IS1595 family transposase; translation: MNILQFNERYPDEASCIHYLKEQREREGVICKNCNSKDHYWLNSLNMFQCKHCKFRTGLKNGTIMENSKLPLRTWLLAMTLVSATKKGFSCLELQRQMGHSRYETVFRLYHKLREAMGKRDSQYKLEDMVEYDEAFVSKATKSSEKTKLKKGRGSQKQATVAVMAESSILEDLITGEKDKSCRYFKMVKIDNLKAKTAEKLIKGLIDKKAVLQTDESTTYANLEDCIDVHVSELSSTKEGKFNLKWAHIAISNLKRDLQKYHMVSEKMLQNYLNEFCYKLNRRYFGKKLFDRLVIASICPYLYTSG
- a CDS encoding glycosyltransferase, with the protein product MQKIVLITSDLSPGGAERVMATLANNFAQRLDIEVHLVCLVQGKLFYTLDSKVILHLPDFYYKRYPKFFAYLKAFFYLRKKLKDINPKSYLSFGGRYNALCILAGLGLKSKSFISDRSRPGISYGRFFNILNRLVYPYAYGIVAQTNRAKQFHLSQFKHDNIKIIGNPIPDFYDSSFPKKNVILNVGRFISSKNQQFLIDVFDEIDTDDWELWFVGDGPFLEKCKKHSDSLKSADKIKFLGNTEDIMAIYNAARIYAFTSTSEGFPNALGEALSAGLACISFDCNAGPSDLIEDGINGFLVKELDKKMFKKRLIDLISEKSTFRIKFTAESQKRIKNFFNEDFISNEYLSFMIIRLYTSRGKCSQ
- a CDS encoding glycosyltransferase family 4 protein, with the translated sequence MVEEFVNHGDEVTVLAPGNEKSGVFMENCIPVLRVQTLPIKNVPNYLKGISNVLLPYQFERALNKFYKGKSFDLIISPTPPITLVDLAAKLKRKFGAKFYLILRDIFPQNAVDLGFMKKEGLIHRYFSRKERKLYKEADYIGCMSQGNIDYVMKHNPEVSTKKLHELKNYQKPYKGFGSDPDLIKKKYGITDKFVVVFGGNMGKPQQLENVLTLAESVLHFPDIVFLLLGEGVQMNKIEAEARAKELTNINIQRTIPKQEYQDLLSVCDVGLISLHKDFTIPNIPSKALDYFNVGIPVLASLDRATDFGKILDEEQCGLWSYAGDHQLFHENLLKLYQSPDLTSTMGQNGNTYFKRCLTPEIAYNTILKYLN